From the genome of Nicotiana tabacum cultivar K326 chromosome 17, ASM71507v2, whole genome shotgun sequence:
ctctctattttcctcacagactattttcttataccttgtctgtgaaatctcactttttctttctctttttgttggtgTGTATTACAATGAGAGCAAGACACATATTTATAGTGTTTAGGATTATTTCATTGATGTCATCAATGATATCATGAGTTTGGCAAGAGTCAAATATTCAATTtgaaaccaaaaaaatatttgCCATAAAATCTTCCTTACTATTCCTTTAGTTGGCTTGACAATTCAAAGCCAAAAGGAAGATGTCTTCCTTACACGTGGGATGGACCCATCAATGAGAACTGTTTTGCTTATAGTCTAAAATGCAGTTTCCAGGGAGGAAAAACATAGTAAGACAACTCTTCACATAACTACCTCAGCAAGAGGGTTGGCAACATTGCTTTTGTTGAATGGATTCTGAATGGAGTAACTGTATATTATCTCTTTTATTCACATATATCAACCAATTCAATTTCATACTGGATCCATGAGTTTGGCGGTACTGGAGGCCTACCGTTTTTCCCAAAGCTGCATCAACAAAAGGCATGAACGTAGAAACTTTTTATCACAACGAAGAAGTTTAAAAGATGCAATAATTTGTATATACCCCAAAGATGGTGGAACAATGAATCTTCTCTTTTCACCAACATGCATACCTGTACAGCTTAAGCTTAGGCACGCTTAAGAGACAGTATAATAGAACGCTTAAGATATAAAGGATACAGTTTCAGTCCATAAAAATGATTACCTTCAATGCCAATGTTTACCATGTTCTTGTCACCTGATCAAAGACAGCAAATAAATATGAAGAGGCAAAACTTGTATACGGAAAGGAGTGAAGAGAACTCTCTTGAAAATCACAGGAGGAACTGAAAAGTTCCACCTAAACTATATATACTCCTCATCTGTTTGTCCAAACAACTAAAAGatcagtgtgtgtgtgtgtgtgagagagagagagagagggagagcaagagacagagagagagagacctAAACGGAATTTATGGGGAGCTTCACCAATGTTAGAGCCAACGACGCATCCTGTACCTCTTAATTTGGCAATGAAATAAATTTTGACCTGGACAAAAGAAAGGATAACTCAGTAGTTATTACTAGCATTGTGTTTGCACCACCTCTATCTAAATTATCAATAGAGTCAGTCACCTGCTTTCCTATGGAAGCTGCTTTTCCATCTTGTTTTCCCTTCACCAGCACCTCAAAAGTCACTCCATCTGATAATGTAAGTACCTGTGGTGATGTGGCATTCTCAGTGATCTCCTTAGGAGTTGCAAGTGAGCTTTGATTTTCCATCTCCAATTGAGATGATGATATATTTGAGTCACAACGATTTTTTTGGTTTtcaatcttccttttcttttctttcgttCTATCCTGAGAATGGCACATTTCAGTTACTGGTTCGGGACTTTTGTTTGGAGCTCTGCATATTCAAAGTGCAAGTCAGACCTTAAGCATGCCTCAGAAGAGTCTTTTAACAACAAAAGTACAATCGTACAATAAACTTAAAtactcaaaatatttttcaaatatttatagcctaatttaaattttcaactATGAAAAATGAAACATATTCACTTATGTATTTTAGGGTCTGCAGTTTGTTGCTTCACACATAGGCGTAATTCTTTTCTCAGCACCAGATACacaaagtattttattttattgatgcATACAAGATATTTTACTAACAAGTAGTTATGAGactgaaaacaaaaataaattgagTAAACCATCTAATCTAAAGATAGAACtcgtttatttatttgtttagtcCAACTCTACAACAGACACCAATAAAGCTTATAGCAACCATGTCATCAGGCCTACATAAAGCAGCCATTTTTAGCAGCCAGGCTATTACATTATCAAATTCTATAATAGCTACAATGTATACAAGTATTTTAAATTAGGACAAAAGGAGTAGTGTAACACAAAGATTATTGTGCAAAGCAAACCTTGGCAACGTCATTCCATCTGATAATGTAAGTATCTGATGACATGGCACTCTAATTGATCTCCTTAAGAGTTGCAAGTGAGCTTCGATTTTCCATCTCCAACTGAATGACGAAATATTTGAGTCACAACGGTTTTCTTGGTTTtcaatcttccttttcttttctttctttctctcctGAGAATGGCACATTTCAGTTACTGGTTGGGGACTTTTGTTTGAATCTCTGCATATTCAAAGCGCAAGTCATCAAGCGAAACCAGTTAGTTAGACAAGAACCTAAATGTAAAAACTAGCAGAAGTCATCCATAAAGGTTTAACAGTGAACCAAAGGAGATAAGATGCTAATCCGAATAGCCAATCTGCTGACAGCATTTTTGCCCATTCTTAAAGCATCACTGGCACCTTCTTGCAAATAAAGGACTAAATGCAACTTAGTgaatgaaaataactcaaatggGTTGATCAGGTTTTTAGCTTCCTTTTTCTCTTAAAATTCTTTTTTTGCTCTTTTATTATGTGAACCAGATATTCCGGTCATTTCTTCTCCCATTTACATTTCAATTTATGGATAACTCGTCCTCAAATTAGAGGGAGTCAAACAAGACTACCTTAATAGAGTTCTAAATTATACTTGATCCTAGTATATCTTACTCCGGGAGTACATTTTCTAGACGTAAACTAAATTCTATTTGATCCTTGTACATCTTGCTCAGGATCAGAAATGCATTTCCTTGAAGCAAAGTTAACAATTGCAGGGATGAGGATATGAGCAAATCATATACTACTGTCAAAAAGGAAAAActtgaaaggaaaagataaaaaagCTTACTTTCCAGTGATTGATTTCTGACATCGAATTATAGTTGGTGGACAGCTGCCGTTATTCATAGCCATTGGTGTATCTTCTTTGAGTCCGCAATCAGTTGCTGTATTATTAAAGCTTGTACCTCTCCCCTCAACCGGAGCCCTATTTTGCCTAAGAAAAAATCATCTTTTGAAAATTTAGGACTCCTAATGAAGCTAGACCTATATGATCGAAGCAGAGGAAATTGAAAAACGATATGTCAGGCTTCATGAATTTTAGATCTGAAATTTTATACTTATGCATCAAACCCCAAGAAGATGAAACTTAAAGTGAGTTTGCTgaggatacaacaacaacatacccagtttGCTGAGGATATGTTGTAATATTAACCTTTCAAACTTCATAGCATTACTTCGTCTCTCACTGTGTAAATAAAATAGCATTTATATCTTAAGTAGTATACTATTATGGTCTGGAGGTATAAATTATGTAACCTTGTTCATAAGAATTTTCATAGATAACTAGTTTGGGCTTTTCTTTTATAAGGTCAAGTTTACTTGGGATTGATGCATAGTTCTTGTACAATTATTTAAGCCAGAAGACTAGTTGATTTGTTCATCTAATATAATCCGCACACATATTATACTGAAGAAAGATAAGTTCATCATATTAGCTATATTGGATCAGCCTTCCCTATAAGGTTCCTATAGTAAATATGTGATGAGACTACTATCATTAAAATAATATACTGGATCAGCTCACTCTACTACAGGTTCCTATAGTAGATATGTGATCAGCTCTTTCACATGGAGATTACAAAGACATACGTCTTGTAAAGACTATATCCACTTTCTGCCATCTAAAGACTACAACATCATTTTTAGCCTTCCCAGCCAACTTGTAAGATTTACAAATTTACACAACTATTAATTTCCAATAAAGGCCAACTAGTAATTCCAGACCAAACAGGTCATGCATGCTGCAGCATAACTTATAAAACAGACAGCAAATATGATATGGCAGCATGTCACGCACCTGCATCATCATCGAAGCTGTTGATCCATTGGCGCCTATTATCATCAGTAACGGTTTGGATTTCCAGCAACGCTGGTTTGCTAGCTGTCAACTCTGTATTTTTCTCACATACTGCATTGCTAATATCTTCTCCATACAAGTCACTTGACCAAAATGAAATAGTAAAGGAAAAGTGACAGAATATGATTAAGCATCAAAATAATCttttaaaacaaaagtaaaagcaAAATAAATTCTGAATTTTCTCTTCAGATAGTGTTGTGAATTTCTGCAAGTTCGACAcaaagagggagagagagagaggggggggaGTTTTTTTTCAAATCGACCAGTTGTATCTCCTAATCCAATAGTATGTATACTGTTTTAGTGCTGGTACAGGTTTAGTTCATCTTAGATAAGTAAAAAGAGTAGTGAATTTTCTTATGATATGCTAATGCTGCCAAAGTATACAACCGAAAACTACACTCAACAATGAAGGATACACTCCAAGTTCATCAGTTCCAGTACTTTTACTGCTGGTTCCGTTGGAAGGGAGGTAATAACCGGCAAGGTGGATGCCACGTGGACCGACAACTGAGAAAACAACATCATCAAACTCCTCAAACTCAAGATCCAACTGACAGCAATGAAATTCCTTGCACAATGAGCAGATCGAAATTGGAAGTTGACTGCCAATGGCACATCGAATTATCGATCTTGATTTCCACAATCCACTACGCTCCCCCAGTGTCGCCTGCAATCATCATCTAAATT
Proteins encoded in this window:
- the LOC142171478 gene encoding uncharacterized protein LOC142171478 isoform X1, yielding MAMNNGSCPPTIIRCQKSITGKDSNKSPQPVTEMCHSQERKKEKKRKIENQENRCDSNISSFSWRWKIEAHLQLLRRSIRVPCHQILTLSDGMTLPRAPNKSPEPVTEMCHSQDRTKEKKRKIENQKNRCDSNISSSQLEMENQSSLATPKEITENATSPQVLTLSDGVTFEVLVKGKQDGKAASIGKQVKIYFIAKLRGTGCVVGSNIGEAPHKFRLGDKNMVNIGIEALGKTVGLQYRQTHGSSMKLNWLIYVNKRDNIQLLHSESIQQKQCCQPSC
- the LOC142171478 gene encoding uncharacterized protein LOC142171478 isoform X3; this encodes MAMNNGSCPPTIIRCQKSITGKDSNKSPQPVTEMCHSQERKKEKKRKIENQENRCDSNISSFSWRWKIEAHLQLLRRSIRVPCHQILTLSDGMTLPRAPNKSPEPVTEMCHSQDRTKEKKRKIENQKNRCDSNISSSQLEMENQSSLATPKEITENATSPQVLTLSDGVTFEVLVKGKQDGKAASIGKQVKIYFIAKLRGTGCVVGSNIGEAPHKFRLGDKNMVNIGIEGMHVGEKRRFIVPPSLGFGKNGRPPVPPNSWIQYEIELVDICE
- the LOC142171478 gene encoding uncharacterized protein LOC142171478 isoform X2: MAMNNGSCPPTIIRCQKSITGKDSNKSPQPVTEMCHSQERKKEKKRKIENQENRCDSNISSFSWRWKIEAHLQLLRRSIRVPCHQILTLSDGMTLPRAPNKSPEPVTEMCHSQDRTKEKKRKIENQKNRCDSNISSSQLEMENQSSLATPKEITENATSPQVLTLSDGVTFEVLVKGKQDGKAASIGKQVKIYFIAKLRGTGCVVGSNIGEAPHKFRLGDKNMVNIGIEGMHVGEKRRFIVPPSLGYIQIIASFKLLRCDKKFLRSCLLLMQLWEKR